A portion of the Hydractinia symbiolongicarpus strain clone_291-10 chromosome 10, HSymV2.1, whole genome shotgun sequence genome contains these proteins:
- the LOC130662822 gene encoding uncharacterized protein LOC130662822 isoform X3: MTEQTINTRSKKPNLSQKDIALKYCKLGVDQNGFIKKWIHIDIGYGVFTERPFKKGDFLLEYAGTFMSYEDGERQFEEKKTGDSFFYFFHGNEKNDWHCIDGSTSNQNGKFVNDSLHGNSVMRKINCSKSDIRLCLFASKDILEGTELRYNYGDDEDIWWRKEGSFNKPLNIQAIENNSCEMESNDELDVFHWTKYKDLQSVPCEVVKVLVEKCEETLKGIFTGKEWRKRCDIYKQRGRARESLTNDVRFGAFTKEQIDVIVKTLLKIFCPNNSTKNFDFVFKVLLPETVTLIYSRVNEISVEEAEEQVSNVGISVLKEGSDSDDGSNKESKEHSENEFSHDVNCYPPTDDDDVSPKGKSILQKRLKAEIFIAKKERKDFCLEKDGDSIGVSTKKQNNGEYYHSAFEEENNEEEEEEEKKEDMNLKNKTGFEVPEMPSTKRRAISAKEVWKIVNERNRQDDWFDTTGKSDDNESNTPESDLEENVHAIVHTLSKKEKRKKKESDEIMELKKSMEVMRKRLEKAEKAAEREYTYVEGDNENDDDDVDMSVQKSENTSEEIRKTHKILSHGKILANKRKAERKRKKMLACVNKYVGPPGTIKERKTGVIDYRKVYDIKCPVCSVVSSRLYQHLMLQHKFSDREAKLKESEVRVMFLWSKKEKHGIPKPLPCAICGVWHLRLRTHLKRKHKFEGSKITEILETARKENWANEGCLENKAKLVKTANQKAKKRTKCNREELINTGRTIKYLPDNAKEVNASNKADWDIEGDNFLMYYETGEELLEAFKSEVKKKKGAVKAKRYRQHLEYIWTIIDPNMAVIPASAFANCLLVEDKYHDPTYRLIGKGGNEASTLRVRYVALRAFIRFLRRRHVYGGITRDQMTALSEYIDEWNADFTESIAQRKTDIRRIKIKRLMTPTHMIKYGRSNFVQGLVKSIERVAKSEKPTKRFCQQVRDYLITNLCIMNGLRSSNLIELRVSDVQEAHTSEEYPGYMVFTNSRYKTSTIYGEKVIVLPKNVFEHLKYYVKEIRPVLNPTTNTYLFISSDTNQLSHATIGSSLTSSFKNAAVFGKHEYDRVSPTRIRCACATFGCKVDGIDSGYFAKHFMKNKEDTTNIHYNLYSNHREALKLAMMMGNTFEVGGVTQTLKKEDVEKITSAILKNEKVMPCKDDVIEWVSKNNSLEPKELSDFMDILEELEGETNRIDLFYNKNGGNVKKKDAKKSIAVPKTTLKTYPKRKQKPPKGSCLVLQHQYGEDSIGSNSSNNDDSSEEDDNSICEFSA; the protein is encoded by the exons ATGACAGAGCAAACAATAAAT ACTCGGTCAAAGAAACCTAATTTAAGCCAAAAGGATATTGCATTAAAGTACTGTAAATTAGGTGTTGACCAAAATGGGTTCATTAAGAAGTGGATTCATATCGATATtg GTTATGGTGTTTTTACTGAGCGTCCTTTCAAAAAGGGAGATTTTTTGCTTGAGTATGCTGGCACTTTTATGTCATATGAAGATGGTGAAAGGCAGTTTGAGGAAAAGAAAACTGGAGACTCATTTTTCTACTTCTTCCATGGAAACGAGAAAAATGATTGGCACTG TATTGATGGATCAACTTCTAACCAAAAtggaaaatttgtaaatgaCTCACTACATGGAAATTCTGTTATGAGAAAGATTAATTGTAGCAAAAGCGATATTAGACTCTGCTTATTTGCATCAAAAGATATATTGGAAGGAACGGAATTAAGGTATAATTATGGAGACGATGAAGATATCTGGTGGAGGAAAGAG GGTTCATTCAACAAACCACTTAATATTCAA GCGATTGAAAATAATTCATGTGAA ATGGAGTCGAATGATGAATTAGATGTATTTCACTGGACTAAATAcaa GGACCTTCAATCCGTACCATGTGAAGTAGTAAAAGTTCTGGTTGAAAAGTGTGAAGAAACATTAAAGGGAATATTTACTGGAAAG GAATGGCGAAAACGATGTGATATTTACAAACAAAGAGGCCGAGCTAGAG aaTCTCTTACAAATGATGTTCGTTTTGGTGCATTTACAAAAGAGCAAATTGATGTGATTGTAAAAACTTTGTTGAAGATTTTTTGTCCAAATAACAGTACAAAG AACTTTGATTTCGTGTTTAAAGTTCTTTTGCCAGAGACCGTGACACTTATATACAgtcgtgtaaatgagatatcaGTGGAAGAG gcTGAAGAACAAGTTAGCAATGTTGGAATTTCTGTCTTAAAGGAAGGTAGTGATTCCGATGATGGAtcaaataaagaaagtaaagaacATTCAG AAAACGAGTTTAGTCATGATGTTAACTGTTATCCTCCAacagatgatgatgatgtttctCCCAAAGGAAAAA GTATTCTACAAAAGCGTTTAAAGGCAGAAATATTTATAGCTAAAAAGGAGAGAAAAG ATTTTTGTCTAGAAAAAGACGGAGACAGTATTGGCGTAAGcacgaaaaaacaaaataatggcGAATATTATCATTCTGCTTTTGAAGAAGAGAATAatgaagaggaagaagaagaagaaaagaaagaagatatgaacttaaaaaacaaaactgggtTTGAAG ttccaGAAATGCCGTCTACTAAAAGAAGGGCAATCTCAGCCAAGGAAGTATGGAAAATTGTCAACGAAAGAAATCGTCAAG ACGATTGGTTTGACACAACTGGAAAAAGCGATGACAATGAGTCCAACACACCAGAGTCAGATCTAGAAGAAAACGTTCATGCCA TTGTCCATACCCTCTcaaagaaagagaaaagaaaaaagaaagaatcag atgAGATCATGGAATTGAAGAAAAGTATGGAGGTCATGAGGAAGCGCTTAGAAAAAGCAGAAAAAGCAGCCGAGAGAGAATATACGTACGTAGAAGGTGAtaatgaaaatgatgatgacgatgttgATATGTCTGTACAGAAAAGTGAAAATACAAGTGAAGAGATAAGGAAAACACATAAGATCTTAAGCCATGGGAAGATTCTTGCTAACAAGAGAAAAGcggaaagaaaaaggaaaaagatgTTAGCCTGTGTGAACAAGTATGTCGGGCCTCCCGGTACTATAAAAGAGCGCAAAACTGGCGTTATTGACTACAGAAAAGTATATGACATTAAATGCCCGGTTTGTTCAGTTGTATCTAGCAGACTCTACCAGCATTTAATGCTTCAACACAAATTTTCGGATAGGGAAGCAAAACTAAAAGAGTCAGAAGTCAGGGTGATGTTTCTTTGGTCAAAAAAGGAAAAGCATGGTATCCCAAAACCGTTGCCTTGCGCAATCTGTGGAGTTTGGCACCTGCGTCTTCGTACCCACCTGAAAAGGAAACACAAATTTGAAGGATCAAAAATCACAGAAATTTTAGAAACTGCGCGAAAAGAAAATTGGGCTAACGAAGGATGTTTGGAAAATAAAGCCAAACTAGTCAAGACAGCCAATCAAAAGGCGAAAAAACGTACGAAATGTAATAGAGAAGAATTGATTAATACTGGGAGAACGATCAAGTATCTGCCAGATAATGCGAAGGAAGTAAATGCATCTAACAAAGCAGATTGGGATATTGAAGGAGATAACTTTCTCATGTATTATGAAACCGGAGAGGAGTTGCTAgaagcttttaaaagtgaagtgaaaaagaagaaaggagCTGTTAAGGCAAAGAG GTACAGACAGCATCTGGAGTACATATGGACTATTATCGATCCCAACATGGCAGTGATACCAGCCAGTGCATTTGCAAATTGCTTGCTTGTTGAAGATAAATACCACGATCCAACTTACCGCTTGATTGGTAAAGGAGGAAATGAGGCTTCCACTCTAAGGGTTAGATATGTCGCTTTGAGAGCATTTATTAGATTTTTACGTCGTCGCCATGTCTATGGAGGCATTACCCGTGATCAAATGACAGCTTTGTCGGAATATATCGATGAATGGAACGCTGATTTTACTGAATCCATTGCCCAGCGTAAAACTGACATTAGACGAATTAAGATTAAACGCTTAATGACTCCTACCCATATGATTAAATATGGCCGATCAAATTTTGTGCAGGGTCTTGTGAAAAGTATTGAAAGGGTCGCTAAGTCTGAGAAACCTACAAAACGGTTTTGTCAGCAGGTTAGAGACTATCTGATTACTAACTTGTGCATAATGAATGGGTTGAGATCATCAAACCTGATAGAACTCAGGGTTTCGGATGTCCAGGAAGCGCACACTAGCGAAGAATATCCTGGATACATGGTGTTTACTAATTCCCGTTATAAAACATCCACAATATATGGTGAAAAGGTCATTGTCTTGCCTAAAAACGTGTTTGAACATCTTAAATACTATGTCAAAGAAATAAGGCCTGTTTTGAATCCCACAACAAATACTTATTTATTCATTTCATCAGATACAAATCAACTGTCGCACGCTACAATTGGCAGTAGCCTGACGTCATCTTTCAAAAATGCGGCGGTATTTGGCAAACACGAATATGATAGAGTAAGTCCTACTCGAATAAGATGTGCATGCGCAACATTCGGGTGTAAGGTTGATGGAATTGACAGTGGTTATTTTGCAAAGCACTTTATGAAAAATAAAGAGGATACCACAAATATCCATTACAATTTGTATTCAAATCATAGAGAGGCATTAAAACTTGCTATGATGATGGGTAATACATTTGAAGTTGGTGGAGTTACGCAAACGTTAAAAAAAGAAGATGTTGAAAAAATTACATCTGCAATCTTAAAGAATGAAAAAGTTATGCCCTGTAAAGATGATGTTATCGAGTGGGTAAGCAAAAACAATAGCCTGGAACCAAAGGAATTGTCAGATTTTATGGATATTTTGGAAGAGCTGGAAGGGGAGACCAATAGAATTGATCTTTTCTACAATAAAAATGGAGGAAATGTAAAGAAA AAGGATGCTAAAAAGTCTATTGCTGTTCCGAAGACAACACTTAAAACGTATCCAAAGCGAAAACAAAAG ccACCTAAAGGGAGTTGTTTAGTATTACAGCATCAG taTGGTGAAGACTCTATCGGAAGCAATTCGAGCAATAATGATGACTCGAGTGAAGAGGATGACAATTCTATTTGCGAATTCTCTGCTTAA
- the LOC130662822 gene encoding uncharacterized protein LOC130662822 isoform X1, with translation MTEQTINTRSKKPNLSQKDIALKYCKLGVDQNGFIKKWIHIDIGYGVFTERPFKKGDFLLEYAGTFMSYEDGERQFEEKKTGDSFFYFFHGNEKNDWHCIDGSTSNQNGKFVNDSLHGNSVMRKINCSKSDIRLCLFASKDILEGTELRYNYGDDEDIWWRKEGSFNKPLNIQAIENNSCEMESNDELDVFHWTKYKDLQSVPCEVVKVLVEKCEETLKGIFTGKEWRKRCDIYKQRGRARESLTNDVRFGAFTKEQIDVIVKTLLKIFCPNNSTKNFDFVFKVLLPETVTLIYSRVNEISVEEAEEQVSNVGISVLKEGSDSDDGSNKESKEHSENEFSHDVNCYPPTDDDDVSPKGKSILQKRLKAEIFIAKKERKDFCLEKDGDSIGVSTKKQNNGEYYHSAFEEENNEEEEEEEKKEDMNLKNKTGFEGNKRTKLKCLKQDGRKKKVTAKKRLKNKKVPEMPSTKRRAISAKEVWKIVNERNRQDDWFDTTGKSDDNESNTPESDLEENVHAIVHTLSKKEKRKKKESDEIMELKKSMEVMRKRLEKAEKAAEREYTYVEGDNENDDDDVDMSVQKSENTSEEIRKTHKILSHGKILANKRKAERKRKKMLACVNKYVGPPGTIKERKTGVIDYRKVYDIKCPVCSVVSSRLYQHLMLQHKFSDREAKLKESEVRVMFLWSKKEKHGIPKPLPCAICGVWHLRLRTHLKRKHKFEGSKITEILETARKENWANEGCLENKAKLVKTANQKAKKRTKCNREELINTGRTIKYLPDNAKEVNASNKADWDIEGDNFLMYYETGEELLEAFKSEVKKKKGAVKAKRYRQHLEYIWTIIDPNMAVIPASAFANCLLVEDKYHDPTYRLIGKGGNEASTLRVRYVALRAFIRFLRRRHVYGGITRDQMTALSEYIDEWNADFTESIAQRKTDIRRIKIKRLMTPTHMIKYGRSNFVQGLVKSIERVAKSEKPTKRFCQQVRDYLITNLCIMNGLRSSNLIELRVSDVQEAHTSEEYPGYMVFTNSRYKTSTIYGEKVIVLPKNVFEHLKYYVKEIRPVLNPTTNTYLFISSDTNQLSHATIGSSLTSSFKNAAVFGKHEYDRVSPTRIRCACATFGCKVDGIDSGYFAKHFMKNKEDTTNIHYNLYSNHREALKLAMMMGNTFEVGGVTQTLKKEDVEKITSAILKNEKVMPCKDDVIEWVSKNNSLEPKELSDFMDILEELEGETNRIDLFYNKNGGNVKKKDAKKSIAVPKTTLKTYPKRKQKPPKGSCLVLQHQYGEDSIGSNSSNNDDSSEEDDNSICEFSA, from the exons ATGACAGAGCAAACAATAAAT ACTCGGTCAAAGAAACCTAATTTAAGCCAAAAGGATATTGCATTAAAGTACTGTAAATTAGGTGTTGACCAAAATGGGTTCATTAAGAAGTGGATTCATATCGATATtg GTTATGGTGTTTTTACTGAGCGTCCTTTCAAAAAGGGAGATTTTTTGCTTGAGTATGCTGGCACTTTTATGTCATATGAAGATGGTGAAAGGCAGTTTGAGGAAAAGAAAACTGGAGACTCATTTTTCTACTTCTTCCATGGAAACGAGAAAAATGATTGGCACTG TATTGATGGATCAACTTCTAACCAAAAtggaaaatttgtaaatgaCTCACTACATGGAAATTCTGTTATGAGAAAGATTAATTGTAGCAAAAGCGATATTAGACTCTGCTTATTTGCATCAAAAGATATATTGGAAGGAACGGAATTAAGGTATAATTATGGAGACGATGAAGATATCTGGTGGAGGAAAGAG GGTTCATTCAACAAACCACTTAATATTCAA GCGATTGAAAATAATTCATGTGAA ATGGAGTCGAATGATGAATTAGATGTATTTCACTGGACTAAATAcaa GGACCTTCAATCCGTACCATGTGAAGTAGTAAAAGTTCTGGTTGAAAAGTGTGAAGAAACATTAAAGGGAATATTTACTGGAAAG GAATGGCGAAAACGATGTGATATTTACAAACAAAGAGGCCGAGCTAGAG aaTCTCTTACAAATGATGTTCGTTTTGGTGCATTTACAAAAGAGCAAATTGATGTGATTGTAAAAACTTTGTTGAAGATTTTTTGTCCAAATAACAGTACAAAG AACTTTGATTTCGTGTTTAAAGTTCTTTTGCCAGAGACCGTGACACTTATATACAgtcgtgtaaatgagatatcaGTGGAAGAG gcTGAAGAACAAGTTAGCAATGTTGGAATTTCTGTCTTAAAGGAAGGTAGTGATTCCGATGATGGAtcaaataaagaaagtaaagaacATTCAG AAAACGAGTTTAGTCATGATGTTAACTGTTATCCTCCAacagatgatgatgatgtttctCCCAAAGGAAAAA GTATTCTACAAAAGCGTTTAAAGGCAGAAATATTTATAGCTAAAAAGGAGAGAAAAG ATTTTTGTCTAGAAAAAGACGGAGACAGTATTGGCGTAAGcacgaaaaaacaaaataatggcGAATATTATCATTCTGCTTTTGAAGAAGAGAATAatgaagaggaagaagaagaagaaaagaaagaagatatgaacttaaaaaacaaaactgggtTTGAAGGTAACAAAAGGACTAAATTAAAATGCCTAAAGCAGGATGGACGGAAGAAAAAGGTCACtgcaaaaaaaaggttaaaaaacaaaaaag ttccaGAAATGCCGTCTACTAAAAGAAGGGCAATCTCAGCCAAGGAAGTATGGAAAATTGTCAACGAAAGAAATCGTCAAG ACGATTGGTTTGACACAACTGGAAAAAGCGATGACAATGAGTCCAACACACCAGAGTCAGATCTAGAAGAAAACGTTCATGCCA TTGTCCATACCCTCTcaaagaaagagaaaagaaaaaagaaagaatcag atgAGATCATGGAATTGAAGAAAAGTATGGAGGTCATGAGGAAGCGCTTAGAAAAAGCAGAAAAAGCAGCCGAGAGAGAATATACGTACGTAGAAGGTGAtaatgaaaatgatgatgacgatgttgATATGTCTGTACAGAAAAGTGAAAATACAAGTGAAGAGATAAGGAAAACACATAAGATCTTAAGCCATGGGAAGATTCTTGCTAACAAGAGAAAAGcggaaagaaaaaggaaaaagatgTTAGCCTGTGTGAACAAGTATGTCGGGCCTCCCGGTACTATAAAAGAGCGCAAAACTGGCGTTATTGACTACAGAAAAGTATATGACATTAAATGCCCGGTTTGTTCAGTTGTATCTAGCAGACTCTACCAGCATTTAATGCTTCAACACAAATTTTCGGATAGGGAAGCAAAACTAAAAGAGTCAGAAGTCAGGGTGATGTTTCTTTGGTCAAAAAAGGAAAAGCATGGTATCCCAAAACCGTTGCCTTGCGCAATCTGTGGAGTTTGGCACCTGCGTCTTCGTACCCACCTGAAAAGGAAACACAAATTTGAAGGATCAAAAATCACAGAAATTTTAGAAACTGCGCGAAAAGAAAATTGGGCTAACGAAGGATGTTTGGAAAATAAAGCCAAACTAGTCAAGACAGCCAATCAAAAGGCGAAAAAACGTACGAAATGTAATAGAGAAGAATTGATTAATACTGGGAGAACGATCAAGTATCTGCCAGATAATGCGAAGGAAGTAAATGCATCTAACAAAGCAGATTGGGATATTGAAGGAGATAACTTTCTCATGTATTATGAAACCGGAGAGGAGTTGCTAgaagcttttaaaagtgaagtgaaaaagaagaaaggagCTGTTAAGGCAAAGAG GTACAGACAGCATCTGGAGTACATATGGACTATTATCGATCCCAACATGGCAGTGATACCAGCCAGTGCATTTGCAAATTGCTTGCTTGTTGAAGATAAATACCACGATCCAACTTACCGCTTGATTGGTAAAGGAGGAAATGAGGCTTCCACTCTAAGGGTTAGATATGTCGCTTTGAGAGCATTTATTAGATTTTTACGTCGTCGCCATGTCTATGGAGGCATTACCCGTGATCAAATGACAGCTTTGTCGGAATATATCGATGAATGGAACGCTGATTTTACTGAATCCATTGCCCAGCGTAAAACTGACATTAGACGAATTAAGATTAAACGCTTAATGACTCCTACCCATATGATTAAATATGGCCGATCAAATTTTGTGCAGGGTCTTGTGAAAAGTATTGAAAGGGTCGCTAAGTCTGAGAAACCTACAAAACGGTTTTGTCAGCAGGTTAGAGACTATCTGATTACTAACTTGTGCATAATGAATGGGTTGAGATCATCAAACCTGATAGAACTCAGGGTTTCGGATGTCCAGGAAGCGCACACTAGCGAAGAATATCCTGGATACATGGTGTTTACTAATTCCCGTTATAAAACATCCACAATATATGGTGAAAAGGTCATTGTCTTGCCTAAAAACGTGTTTGAACATCTTAAATACTATGTCAAAGAAATAAGGCCTGTTTTGAATCCCACAACAAATACTTATTTATTCATTTCATCAGATACAAATCAACTGTCGCACGCTACAATTGGCAGTAGCCTGACGTCATCTTTCAAAAATGCGGCGGTATTTGGCAAACACGAATATGATAGAGTAAGTCCTACTCGAATAAGATGTGCATGCGCAACATTCGGGTGTAAGGTTGATGGAATTGACAGTGGTTATTTTGCAAAGCACTTTATGAAAAATAAAGAGGATACCACAAATATCCATTACAATTTGTATTCAAATCATAGAGAGGCATTAAAACTTGCTATGATGATGGGTAATACATTTGAAGTTGGTGGAGTTACGCAAACGTTAAAAAAAGAAGATGTTGAAAAAATTACATCTGCAATCTTAAAGAATGAAAAAGTTATGCCCTGTAAAGATGATGTTATCGAGTGGGTAAGCAAAAACAATAGCCTGGAACCAAAGGAATTGTCAGATTTTATGGATATTTTGGAAGAGCTGGAAGGGGAGACCAATAGAATTGATCTTTTCTACAATAAAAATGGAGGAAATGTAAAGAAA AAGGATGCTAAAAAGTCTATTGCTGTTCCGAAGACAACACTTAAAACGTATCCAAAGCGAAAACAAAAG ccACCTAAAGGGAGTTGTTTAGTATTACAGCATCAG taTGGTGAAGACTCTATCGGAAGCAATTCGAGCAATAATGATGACTCGAGTGAAGAGGATGACAATTCTATTTGCGAATTCTCTGCTTAA